The following are encoded in a window of Amaranthus tricolor cultivar Red isolate AtriRed21 chromosome 2, ASM2621246v1, whole genome shotgun sequence genomic DNA:
- the LOC130805591 gene encoding uncharacterized protein LOC130805591 has protein sequence MAAFDGTSCPEEHLMAYKNLMLLYTTDPSLWCKFFPTTFTGVALTWYTSLPGGSIHNFAQLEGKFLGHFVASRRQEKSNFHLLSITQLEGEFISSYLKKFHEAVLEVTDLEESVALNALINGMKAQRLKFQLVESQVNTYAEAMKQCQSYVTASETCQAHDPKKRRSDKKDPTNHPSRS, from the coding sequence atggcggccttcgatggGACATCCTGCCCAGAGGAACACCTGATGGCCTACAAAAACCTGATGCTACTGTATACCACCGACCCGTCATTGTGGTGCAAGTTCTTCCCAACCACTTTTACGGGGGTAGCGTTGACGTGGTATACCTCCCTTCCAGGAGGAAGtatccacaactttgcccaatTGGAAGGCAAGTTCCTGGGCCACTTTGTAGCTtccagaaggcaggagaaatcaaacttccatctGCTCAGCATCACGCAATTAGAAGGAGAGTTCATATCATCCTATCTAAAAAAGTTTCATGAGGCCGTACTGGAAGTAACTGATTTGGAAGAGTCGGTTGCATTAAACGCCCtcatcaacggaatgaaggcccaacggctgaagttccagttggtcgaaagTCAAGTAAATACATACGCagaggccatgaagcaatgccaaagctatgtcacggcttCCGAAACATGTCAGGCCCATGATCCTAAAAAACGGAGGTCGGATAAGAAGGATCCCACCAATCATCCCTCAAGGAGCTGA
- the LOC130805592 gene encoding uncharacterized protein LOC130805592, translating to MQSNPLNEELHQKEREAINQVRKWRQIEGMALLQKARIPWLKNRDDNIVFYHATIKERRAANSIYELLDKDGTVSTNLVVIDRDTLREGRQIDANNTQMLIWEVSEAEIKKVLFGMNDSKAPKLDGFNACFFKKTVLVGRLQKVIGEVTVQAQSQFIPSRQMVFLSSIMEEMGFPQNFVGKVMACVTLVSFSILVNDTPLKPFAAKKGLRLGDLISPYLFTIGMEYLSRLMRKMNGSPSFIFHPRCRKADITHLLSVDDLRMFCRVDTNSVTNMISTFDRLSQASRLEANTSKSNIYLSGVERQTKDRLIALLKWRREISLSIFRGPTPLQKAKFQRLQAAGRKDYRQSQVLVFKIVVLCK from the exons ATGCAAAGCAACCCGTTGAATGAGGAACTACATCAGAAAGAGAGAGAAGCAATCAATCAGGTGAGAAAGTGGAGGCAGATTGAGGGTATGGCTCTTCTCCAAAAGGCTAGAATTCCTTGGTTGAAGAACAGGGATGATAACATTGTGTTCTATCATGCTACGATTAAGGAGAGGCGAGCTGCTAATAGCATTTATGAGTTACTAGATAAAGATG GTACGGTTTCTACGAACCTTGTAGTGATTGACAGGGATACATTGAGAGAGGGTCGCCAAATTGATGCCAACAACACTCAGATGCTAATCTGGGAGGTTAGTGAGGCAGAGATTAAGAAGGTTCTCTTTGGGATGAATGACAGTAAAGCTCCAAAATTAGATGGGTTTAATGCTTGTTTCTTTAAGAAGAC AGTGCTTGTAGGGAGACTTCAAAAGGTTATCGGGGAGGTGACTGTTCAAGCCCAATCACAGTTCATCCCGAGTAGACAAATG GTGTTTCTAAGCTCGATTATGGAAGAGATGGGGTTCCCCCAAAATTTTGTAGGGAAGGTCATGGCCTGTGTCACGTTAGTTTCTTTCTCTATCCTGGTGAATGACACCCCTTTAAAACCCTTTGCTGCAAAGAAAGGTTTGCGGCTGGGCGACCTTATTTCTCCATACTTGTTTACCATTGGGATGGAATATTTATCGAGACTTATGCGCAAGATGAACGGCTCCCCGAGCTTCATCTTCCATCCTAGATGCAGGAAAGCTGATATTACCCACCTTCTTTCTGTAGATGACCTCCGTATGTTTTGTCGCGTTGATACCAACTCTGTTACAAACATGATAAGTACCTTTGATCGGCTCTCTCAAGCCTCGAGGCTGGAAGCTAATACGAGTAAAAGCAACATTTATCTCTCAGGGGTTGAAAGGCAAACCAAAGATCGGTTAATTGCTCTCTTGAAATGGAGGAGGGAGATTTCCCTTTCAATATTTAGAGGTCCCACTCCACTCCAAAAAGCTAAATTCCAACGATTGCAAGCCGCTGGTAGAAAAGATTATAGGCAGAGTCAAGTTCTAGTCTTCAAGATTGTTGTCTTATGCAAGTAG